A genomic region of Sinobacterium caligoides contains the following coding sequences:
- a CDS encoding DUF3100 domain-containing protein, which produces MNQGSIKSLAILQLVVLLISIVSEQIGIIKQPLGPGTIVLLPLLYAFIFGLLFNPNVIKAAKLIVDHEATKTASTFLLIGILPFIAKFGSLIGPSMDQIVAAGPAMALQELGNVATIFIAMPVAVLLFGMGREAIGATHSIAREPNIALISDRYGLKTPEGVGVMGVYVMGTVFGSIFFAMLASFLASTNLFDVRALAMACGVGSGSMMAACSGALATVLPERETELLAFAGASNLMTYATGLYVSLFVAIPCAEFIYQKLDRLRNKRA; this is translated from the coding sequence ATGAACCAAGGCAGTATCAAATCACTGGCGATACTACAGCTTGTCGTATTGCTCATCTCGATCGTCTCCGAACAGATCGGCATCATTAAACAACCTCTTGGCCCCGGCACCATCGTCTTATTGCCACTGCTCTACGCCTTCATCTTCGGCTTATTATTCAACCCCAACGTCATCAAGGCAGCTAAGCTGATCGTCGACCATGAGGCAACCAAAACTGCCTCGACCTTCCTGTTAATTGGCATCCTCCCCTTCATCGCCAAGTTCGGCTCACTGATTGGCCCATCAATGGATCAAATCGTCGCTGCGGGTCCCGCCATGGCACTGCAGGAACTGGGCAACGTCGCCACCATCTTTATCGCCATGCCCGTCGCGGTACTGCTCTTTGGTATGGGCCGGGAGGCCATCGGTGCAACCCACTCCATTGCCCGCGAACCCAATATCGCACTGATCTCGGATCGTTATGGCCTAAAAACCCCCGAGGGAGTCGGCGTCATGGGTGTCTATGTTATGGGCACCGTATTCGGCTCCATCTTCTTCGCCATGCTCGCCTCCTTTCTCGCCTCGACGAACCTGTTTGATGTGCGCGCGCTCGCAATGGCCTGCGGTGTCGGCAGTGGCTCGATGATGGCCGCCTGTTCCGGCGCACTCGCGACAGTGCTACCGGAGCGAGAGACTGAGCTGCTCGCTTTCGCCGGCGCCAGTAACTTGATGACCTATGCTACCGGCCTCTATGTCAGCCTATTCGTCGCCATTCCCTGTGCCGAATTTATCTACCAGAAACTCGACAGGCTGCGTAATAAGCGCGCTTAA
- a CDS encoding M20 aminoacylase family protein, giving the protein MQPIQHNDDYHRRMTEWRHTLHRHPETAFEEFHTSDLIAEVLSRAGIPHHRGLGGTGIVATLSGKQPSAGTLALRADMDALDLQEHGNCAHRSTIEGKMHGCGHDGHSAMLLGAACWLAEHPQAIIGTVHFIFQPAEENEGGAREMIKDGLFDQFPVDAVFGMHNWPALEAGRAAVSHSKVMSAFDTFEIIITGKGCHAAMPHQGIDPIIIAAELTLALQTIVSRHIDPLEPAVVTVTQVHSGDALNVIPDTAVLRGTCRYFNAEVQQIIIQRMRELAEGIASSHNGDAEVRYQPRYPATINSTDEAALALSVLGELMAADNIDVDLPPSMGAEDFSFMLQQNPGAYIWLGNGSEQHRAPLHSSRYDFNDTILPTGANYWIKLVEAWFAMR; this is encoded by the coding sequence GTGCAGCCAATTCAACACAACGACGACTATCATCGACGCATGACAGAGTGGCGTCATACCCTACATCGCCACCCCGAGACCGCCTTCGAAGAGTTTCATACCAGCGACCTGATCGCCGAGGTACTCAGCCGCGCCGGCATCCCTCACCACCGCGGCCTCGGCGGCACCGGTATCGTCGCCACCCTCAGCGGCAAGCAACCCAGTGCCGGCACCCTGGCGCTGCGCGCCGATATGGATGCCCTCGATCTGCAGGAACACGGCAACTGCGCCCACCGCTCCACCATCGAGGGCAAGATGCACGGCTGTGGTCACGACGGCCACAGCGCCATGCTACTCGGCGCGGCCTGCTGGCTGGCCGAGCATCCACAGGCCATTATCGGCACCGTGCACTTCATCTTTCAACCCGCCGAAGAAAACGAGGGCGGCGCCCGCGAGATGATCAAGGACGGGCTGTTCGATCAGTTTCCCGTCGACGCCGTCTTCGGTATGCACAACTGGCCCGCCTTAGAGGCTGGCCGCGCCGCCGTCAGCCACAGCAAGGTGATGTCAGCCTTCGATACCTTCGAGATTATCATTACCGGCAAGGGCTGCCACGCCGCCATGCCGCATCAGGGCATCGACCCCATCATCATCGCCGCCGAGCTGACGTTGGCACTGCAGACCATCGTCAGCCGCCACATCGACCCCCTCGAACCCGCCGTCGTCACCGTCACCCAGGTACACAGCGGCGACGCCCTCAACGTCATTCCTGACACCGCCGTGCTCCGCGGCACCTGCCGTTATTTCAATGCCGAGGTGCAGCAGATAATTATCCAGCGCATGCGCGAGCTCGCCGAGGGCATCGCCAGCAGCCACAACGGCGACGCCGAGGTGCGTTATCAGCCGCGCTACCCAGCAACCATCAACAGCACCGACGAAGCCGCCCTAGCGCTGAGCGTGCTCGGCGAGTTAATGGCTGCCGACAACATCGACGTCGATCTGCCACCATCGATGGGGGCCGAAGATTTTTCCTTCATGCTGCAGCAAAATCCAGGCGCCTATATCTGGCTCGGCAACGGCTCAGAGCAGCATCGCGCGCCACTGCACAGCTCTCGTTATGACTTCAACGACACCATCCTACCGACCGGCGCTAACTATTGGATTAAACTGGTCGAAGCCTGGTTTGCCATGCGCTAA